Genomic segment of Paraburkholderia agricolaris:
CCGCAAGGTGAATGTGGACGGCATCGTGCCCACGTTCGTCGACGGTAACGACGTCATGCCGCAGTCGCTCGCGATTATCGAGTATCTGGAGGAAACGCATCCGGAGCCGCCGCTCCTGCCCGGTACGCCGGCCGACCGCGCTTATGTGCGCGCGGTGGCGTTGCAGGTGGCGTGCGAGATTCATCCGCTGAATAATCTGCGCGTGCTGAAGTACCTGAAACACACGCTGCATGTCGACGACGAAGCGAAAGACGCGTGGTACAAGCATTGGGTCGAAGCGGGTTTTGCGACGCTCGAGGCGCATCTGGCAGGCGATCCGCGCACCGGCAAGCTGTGCTTTGGCGACACCCCGACGTTGGCCGATGCGTGTCTGATTCCGCAGGTGTTCAACGCACAGCGCTTCAAGGTCGATACGGCGAAGTTTCCGACCATTCAGCGTATCTACGATCACGCAACGCAACTTGACGCGTTCGCTCGTGCAGCACCGGGTGTTCAACCCGACGCGGAATAATCCGGTGGTTGGAATGAAAAAAGGGCGCTCGAAAGAGCGCCCTTTTTGCTGGTTTCGCGACGAACGCCGCCAGGTTCAACCGCCCAGCAACGCATCCGAAAATTCTTCCGCGCTGAAAGGCTGCAAGTCCTCCACCTTTTCGCCGACGCCGATGAAGTACACCGGGATCGGACGCTGGCGTGCGATTGCCGCGAGAATGCCGCCCTTCGCCGTACCGTCGAGTTTGGTGACGATCAGGCCGGTGAGGCCGAGCGCGTCGTCAAAGGATTTCACCTGCGCGAGCGCATTCTGGCCGGTGTTCGCATCGATCACCAGCAGCACCTCATGCGGCGCGCCATCTTGCGCCTTGCCGATCACGCGCTTCACCTTGCGCAGTTCTTCCATCAGATGCAGCTGGGTCGGCAGACGGCCGGCCGTGTCCGCCATCATGACGTCGATCTTGCGCGCCCGCGCGGCGCCAACCGCGTCGAAAATCACGGCGGCCGGATCGCCGCTTTCCTGCGACACCACCGTAACGTTGTTG
This window contains:
- the maiA gene encoding maleylacetoacetate isomerase; the encoded protein is MKLYSYFRSSASYRVRIALNLKNLPYDYVPVHLVRDGGEQLKPEYRKVNVDGIVPTFVDGNDVMPQSLAIIEYLEETHPEPPLLPGTPADRAYVRAVALQVACEIHPLNNLRVLKYLKHTLHVDDEAKDAWYKHWVEAGFATLEAHLAGDPRTGKLCFGDTPTLADACLIPQVFNAQRFKVDTAKFPTIQRIYDHATQLDAFARAAPGVQPDAE